Within Bdellovibrio bacteriovorus HD100, the genomic segment TTTGCGCTTTTCCAGCTCCTCCATGACATGGCTGCCGGTCACTTCCAGCTCCATGTTCACCTTTGCGACTTTACGGCCTTTGGAGCCCGCCAGATTCACAATAAAGGTTTCCAGAGGAACGACTTTACCGATGACCTCTTTTTCTTCAGTGGCCTCTTTGTGCTGAGCCTCGGCTTCGCCTTTGATCACTTGTTCAATTTTGGGTTCTGCCGCCTCTTTTTTACGATTGGAATAGAGCATGAATCCCACACCTGCAACGACGAGCATATTAACGACCGCCAAGGCAATAAGTAGAATAGGCTTTTGTCCAGATCCCCCGCTCGGAGCTGACGATACATCCGATGCTGCCGCTTTTTCTTCAGCCACTTCATCCTCCATGATGAATGACCACATAGTGGTCCTATCAAGATTGAAAGCAACACGGATGCCAACAGGACCTTCGCCGAGGGCCAATGACTGCGGTCCAACATATTTGAATTGGGGCAATTTTTGCCCCTGTGGTGAATGTTTGCCGGGTAGTAATTCTATGACAGGCGCCAAAGTTTTGGCGCGAAAATTTGACTATTTCGCCAAACAGGCGCCCCATTAAGGTAGCAACTATGGCTAAGGAGGTTCTTATGAACAAAGATATCTTCCAAGGTAAAATCAAGGAAATATCCGGCGAGCTTCGCAAAAAATGGGGTGCCCTCACCGACGATGACATCCAGAAAACCAAAGGCAACATGGAGGCCCTCAGCGGTTTGGTTCAGCAAAAAATCGGACTTTCCAAAGAAGAAGCGTCAAAACAGCTTTCCGAATTCATGACAGACATTGATAAGAAATTCACCAGCACCGGCGAGTCCGCCAGTGACAAAGTGAATTCAAAAATCGATGCCATCAAAAACAAGCTGTCTCACTAGTCCCCCCGACTGTGGTCGAGGGAAGGAGATGTTATGGACAAACAAATCTTTGATGAAAAGTTCGGAGCGTTCTCAACGGCTCTGAAACAGAAATTCGCCGGGCTGAACTTGACCGACGAAGAAATTAAAAAGGCGATGAAAAATCCCGATGATCTGGTCACTCTGGTTTCTGCAAAAACTGGTATCTCCAGAGAAGAGGCCGACAAACGGGTGCATCAGGCCATGAGCACCGTGGGTATTGATGACACCCAAGTCAAAGGCTTCATGGAAAAATGGGGCGACAAAGTCGGCGATAAAATCGCGGACATCAAAAATAAATTCAGCCATTGAGGCTTCAGGGAGGAGCCACGGCTCCTCCCTATCCGCCCCGGCTCCACCCCTGTCGGGTAAAAAACACAAATTTATTTGTGCTCCCTAATATAATTCTTCCTAGAAACCTATCCCCTTGTTGAAAAGCAGATGCACCTAGTGGTATCTAGTGGATCACTTTTTAAGGAGATTCCCATGGCTCGTCTGATTTTTTCTGTCCTTTCCATGATCCTGGCTGCTGGCGCAGCAAACGCTGACATCACCCTGAATAAAGTTATTGATGGCTCTGTCGCTTACTGTGACTCCACCCGCGGCATTCCAGCACCCACCGCAAAAGTTGTGCAATTGTCCCTGATCAGCTCTTCTTCCAGCGAAGAAGAACAAGAGACCACTTTGCGTGTTTCCTTGGTAAAGTGCCAGGATTCCCAGTGGGTACTTGATTCCGCCCCAACCCGCGAGTCCTACGTAGCACCGAATGGTGTCAAAGTAGAAATCACCTACAGCAACTATGAGATGCTTCTGGTGAACAAGAACTCGGACGTGCTGTTGCAAACGGACCTGGAGCACTTGAACCAGGGCGCCGTGCAGGAGCGATCTGTATTCTTCTATAAAACCAGAGAAGTGCCTCAGGACGTTGACGTGATCATCCGCACCCGTAAAAACGTGAAGGCCGATAACGGTGTTGAGTACTCCGAAAGTGTGACCTTCGGATCTTTCCGTATCCGTTTGAATTAAACCGCTCTGAAGCGCCCTTTTTGTGTTTTATACCTGTCAAAATTCCTGACAGTTTATTTCCTGGAAAGGGCGTACTATAAGGTCTCTTATTTACAAGGGGACCTTGATGAAATACGCCTTGCCATACATCCTCGGGACAGCGCTTTTCTGCACTGCCCTTTCCGTGTCCGCAGCCCAGCAGGACGGCATCAGCCGTAAAATCATTTCCCAGGGCGTGCCTGCCGACGCAGTCCATCGCCTGAGCAAGTTCATGTACGAAAATCGCGGTCGCAGCTTCCAGCAGGACACCTACACCTGTGAAGGCAAGG encodes:
- a CDS encoding CsbD family protein, whose amino-acid sequence is MNKDIFQGKIKEISGELRKKWGALTDDDIQKTKGNMEALSGLVQQKIGLSKEEASKQLSEFMTDIDKKFTSTGESASDKVNSKIDAIKNKLSH
- a CDS encoding flagellar basal body-associated FliL family protein — its product is MWSFIMEDEVAEEKAAASDVSSAPSGGSGQKPILLIALAVVNMLVVAGVGFMLYSNRKKEAAEPKIEQVIKGEAEAQHKEATEEKEVIGKVVPLETFIVNLAGSKGRKVAKVNMELEVTGSHVMEELEKRKAQIRDIIIIILSSKTYEDVSSRDGKDSLRSEIKDTINSFLVQGKISNVFFTEFIYN